The sequence ATGTATCATTGATGTGCAGATCAGTGTGGGCTTCTGTAAGGTTTTACGAGGATGTTCTGGGCTTTGCTCTCATCAAACGCCcctcttctttcaatttcaatggAGCCTGGTTAGTTCATTTACTTGCTTTGCATTTCCAGACATTAAATATACGttcataatttagttttaaaaaagaaatgacatTAAATGTCTGATTAAATGCAGGTTGTACAATTACGGTATCGGAATACATTTGATTGAGAACCCATCAATCGATCATGAGTTTGACACCATCGTCGAACCACGTCCGATTAATCCCAAGGATAATCATATGTCCTTCCAAGTAAGATTTACTAGTTCCAAGCTTGAGGAAACAAAATGTGCATTTATAATGGTGGTGATACTGATGGgagtcttctttttttcttcttttttctttttttgaacatTAATAGTGCACCGATGTTGGCCTTGTTAAGAGGAGGCTGCAAGAAATGGGAATGAGGTATGTGACCGCAGTGGTGGAAGAAGACGGCATCATGGTGGATCAGGTGTTCTTTCACGATCCAGATGGTTACATGGTTGAAATCTGCAACTGTGACAGCATCCCAATCCTTCCTCTCTCATCCTGCCCATTCAAGCCGAGAATGGGAAGTTTCAAGAAAGCAGCACCAAGTAACTGTGGGTTCATGGAGAAAGTGATGATGGAGAGCTTGAGCATGGATATGATGAACATCTCATTTTGAGTCGCAGAAATAACGATCACTGATCAACAAGTTCGACTTGTTTTTGcctgtcaagaaaaaaaaatcattattgtcCTGGTGCAAATGTATTATACTATAGGTCCTGTACGTTGCAGGGTCTAGTCTTGGGTGATGAAGAGTGAATAGTTTGGTCAtctgttaatttttaataatttgaattgCGTGATTGAACAAGATGCATCCTGTCTGTAAAAAACCTGTGAGCCTAGATGTGGC is a genomic window of Populus alba chromosome 5, ASM523922v2, whole genome shotgun sequence containing:
- the LOC118029820 gene encoding glyoxylase I 4, producing MKIEIEEVSSHEALPLLSLNHVSLMCRSVWASVRFYEDVLGFALIKRPSSFNFNGAWLYNYGIGIHLIENPSIDHEFDTIVEPRPINPKDNHMSFQCTDVGLVKRRLQEMGMRYVTAVVEEDGIMVDQVFFHDPDGYMVEICNCDSIPILPLSSCPFKPRMGSFKKAAPSNCGFMEKVMMESLSMDMMNISF